CCACTACCCACCGGATGGCCAACCCTGCCCGGCCGGCAGCACTCCCacaccgcctcgcctccgccgacgGCCAACCCACGACCTCCGTCCCCGCCGGCCTTCCTTTCTAAGGCTGGTGGGCATTGgagccccccctcccccgacaccccaaaaccctaaccctaaggTCTTCCGACCTCGACCACCACCGTTGTCGCCAGCCGCTCCCGCCCACAACCCACCCCTCCGACCTCAGGCACCGGAGGAACGACAGCAAGGTGGATGGCGGTGGCGCATGAGGACAAGCAGAAGCTAGGGTGTGGGGAGGAGAAGAGATCGGCCGATACATCTGGTGTGCACTAATATTAAAGCACCGGAAGCCATattaagggcaagtacattggtgtcgtctaataggcggtctcatgcattgacacgtaatcttgagacgatttaaCAGGCAACCTGGGTTGTCTATAAGTTGtttggtagtggtatataatttcTTAATATGTgcattagaaaaataaaatattatgagttgcatggcaacaataacttgtacaatggttgttaagttgtctcgtagtcctacaatttagctcatgaggtggttgtttcgcaaAGCAACgacctccttctctctcctcgctctctctccttcatATCATCAAAAATcttacgtggcactgcatgagacgacctatgagaccgctgacgtgcagaaatgtacttgccctaagaTTGGCGAAACTAACCGGGTTGTTTTTTCTCGGCCCGGCCAGTTCGCCTGTTGCTGCAATGCGGCCCAGCCCACAAAAACACTATCCCATTCTCTCCCCTCAGATGTCTCAGGCACCCCCGCCGCTACTTCTCCAGGGGCGACCGGCGATCCCCATCTTCCCCGGCGGCCGGTAAGCTTTCCCCAGCTCGGCGAGCGCTGCACACCTCTCTCGCGCTCATCCCCTCACCTACTTCTCCTCttgtccattcgaagcggtatGGACGACCCCaagaggagcgcggcggcggcgccctccctGCCCGACGACGCCCTCGTGGAGATCCTCTCCCGCGTCCCCGCCAAATCCCTCTGCCGTTTCAAGTGCGTTTCCAAGGCCTGGTGCGATCTCATCGCCGACCGCCTCCGCTGCAAGAGGCTCCCCCAAACCCTCGAGGGCTTCTTCTACGCctacgacggcgacgacgacgaggagataCACGGCGGCGACTGCGACGATGGCAGTGGCaagggtgacggcggcggcggcgtgagccCGGGTCACGTCGCCCGCGGGCGCTTCATCAACACGTTGGGTAGATTCGTGCCCCTCGCTTCCTACTCCTTCCTGCTGGAGCAGCTCGGAGTTGAGACCATCTGTCTCATGCGTTCCTGCAACGGGCTCCTCCTCTTTGGGCACAGAAGGGATTCGGACACCTACGATTCACTGGGCTATATCGTGTGCAACCCCGCCACCGAGCAATGGGTGGCCGTGCCCAGCTCCGGCTGGAAACCTTTCTCCCTATGGGATTGGGATGAGAGCGAGGACTCGGACTCGGACTCCGACAATGAATCATCTAACTGTAGGTTCACCTATTTGATCTTCGACCCTGCTGTGTCCGCGCACTTTCAGTTGGTCGAGT
This sequence is a window from Setaria italica strain Yugu1 chromosome III, Setaria_italica_v2.0, whole genome shotgun sequence. Protein-coding genes within it:
- the LOC101753905 gene encoding uncharacterized protein LOC101753905 gives rise to the protein MRPSPQKHYPILSPQMSQAPPPLLLQGRPAIPIFPGGRGMDDPKRSAAAAPSLPDDALVEILSRVPAKSLCRFKCVSKAWCDLIADRLRCKRLPQTLEGFFYAYDGDDDEEIHGGDCDDGSGKGDGGGGVSPGHVARGRFINTLGRFVPLASYSFLLEQLGVETICLMRSCNGLLLFGHRRDSDTYDSLGYIVCNPATEQWVAVPSSGWKPFSLWDWDESEDSDSDSDNESSNCRFTYLIFDPAVSAHFQLVEFWSGDAVCVEEVHTYSSETGVWCKKTSEWSSDEAVSFFAGSAFVSGMLHFSVTNFDTHQEQIVAVDGEGKRCRIIVGPEKSCDAVFIGQSKGCLHYLSRRTDSTSKMTELSIWVLQEYNTEDWVLKHRVTFLQLFGRMSCRDQDYNVVAIHPDRDLIFFLQHWDLQLKSYDMDSKEVCTLRILRVGPQHIFPYVPYFAESTAVACKH